The nucleotide sequence NNNNNNNNNNNNNNNNNNNNNNNNNNNNNNNNNNNNNNNNNNNNNNNNNNNNNNNNNNNNNNNNNNNNNNNNNNNNNNNNNNNNNNNNNNNNNNNNNNNNNNNNNNNNNNNNNNNNNNNNNNNNNNNNNNNNNNNNNNNNNNNNNNNNNNNNNNNNNNNNNNNNNNNNNNNNNNNNNNNNNNNNNNNNNNNNNNNNNNNNNNNNNNNNNNNNNNNNNNNNNNNNNNNNNNNNNNNNNNNNNNNNNNNNNNNNNNNNNNNNNNNNNNNNNNNNNNNNNNNNNNNNNNNNNNNNNNNNNNNNNNNNNNNNNNNNNNNNNNNNNNNNNNNNNNNNNNNNNNNNNNNNNNNNNNNNNNNNNNNNNNNNNNNNNNNNNNNNNNNNNNNNNNNNNNNNNNNNNNNNNNNNNNNNNNNNNNNNNNNNNNNNNNNNNNNNNNNNNNNNNNNNNNNNNNNNNNNNNNNNNNNNNNNNNNNNNNNNNNNNNNNNNNNNNNNNNNNNNNNNNNNNNNNNNNNNNNNNNNNNNNNNNNNNNNNNNNNNNNNNNNNNNNNNNNNNNNNNNNNNNNNNNNNNNNNNNNNNNNNNNNNNNNNNNNNNNNNNNNNNNNNNNNNNNNNNNNNNNNNNNNNNNNNNNNNNNNNNNNNNNNNNNNNNNNNNNNNNNNNNNNNNNNNNNNNNNNNNNNNNNNNNNNNNNNNNNNNNNNNNNNNNNNNNNNNNNNNNNNNNNNNNNNNNNNNNNNNNNNNNNNNNNNNNNNNNNNNNNNNNNNNNNNNNNNNNNNNNNNNNNNNNNNNNNNNNNNNNNNNNNNNNNNNNNNNNNNNNNNNNNNNNNNNNNNNNNNNNNNNNNNNNNNNNNNNNNNNNNNNNNNNNNNNNNNNNNNNNNNNNNNNNNNNNNNNNNNNNNNNNNNNNNNNNNNNNNNNNNNNNNNNNNNNNNNNNNNNNNNNNNNNNNNNNNNNNNNNNNNNNNNNNNNNNNNNNNNNNNNNNNNNNNNNNNNNNNNNNNNNNNNNNNNNNNNNNNNNNNNNNNNNNNNNNNNNNNNNNNNNNNNNNNNNNNNNNNNNNNNNNNNNNNNNNNNNNNNNNNNNNNNNNNNNNNNNNNNNNNNNNNNNNNNNNNNNNNNNNNNNNNNNNNNNNNNNNNNNNNNNNNNNNNNNNNNNNNNNNNNNNNNNNNNNNNNNNNNNNNNNNNNNNNNNNNaaaaaaaaaaaaaaaaaaaactttaaaatttaccaaatttttattataaataaagaaaaatggaTGGCCTGAAATTGGAAGTGAAGCTCTTCCACATATTATTACACCAACTTCTTTGCCTgtcatttctctctctaaaagccttcttctctcttcactctctctctctctctctctctctctctctaaacgATCGCAATCTTTGTGAGAAAAAAACCGATGACCTCAACCAATCCGGTGGTCGCTGAAGCACTACCGTCGGAAGATGCTACTGCAGAGATGACGAGCACgacggtttcttcttctttatcgaCGGAAGCTGGGGAAGCACCGGAGAAGAAAGTGAGGAAAGCTTACACGATCACTAAGTCCAGAGAGAGTTGGACTGAAGGAGAGCACGATAAGTTTCTGGAAGCTCTTCAATTGTAATTTCACCCGCTCTATtcttactttttcttcttccaccatGGAATTTGATTCTGTGTTTTTTCCAGCTCTAATTCTAGCTGAATTTTGCGTAATTTCGCCTTTACTTTAATCAGTCTATGATAAATTACACTACCTGATCCGTGAAGTTGGCCCCTTCAGTTAAAATGTTAGGTTAGGGTTAATAAATCAAAGTTTGGTCATCTCGAGTTTTTGCCTATGTAATTTGATTTTAAGTATATAAGCAGCAATGTTAGGTTAGGGTTGATAAAGTGATAAACTTTGATCAGATCAAAGTTTGGTCATCTGGATTTTTTGCCTAAGTAAATTGGATTTTAACTAAAGAAGCAGCAATGTCTTCTTAGATTGGTTAGGTAAATCAGACAGACCAGAGTTTGGATTAGTCTTTGatgaatgcttttttttttctcagaaaaCCAAAGTGTAGTTAATCTTATCTAAGCTTGCCAAAATGATTCATTTAAGGACTTGGCATCTGGTTTCAACATGAGAACTGAAAAAACTTACTACAAAGTCAGCTTTTAGAGCAATGCATGAAACCAATTTCTAACCTGTCCtaaacttttttcttctgtGTATTAAGTGCAGGATTTTGGTAATAGTTACATTGCACTTTTGTGTGTGAAAGTCTCTCTTTCTGAGAAAAGAGTTTTACTTTCTTGCTGACAGTTTTCTTGTGTCCCTAGGTTTGATCGGGActggaaaaaaatagaagacttTGTTGGTTCAAAGACAGTTATTCAGGTTTGACATCAGCTTCTctggattttttggtttaatatacAAACTTGGCAGATTTCCCCTCTCAATCTTCATGTACCTGCTTTATTTGCTGCAGATCAGGAGCCATGcccaaaaatactttttaaaggTTCAGAAAAATGGGACTTTAGCACATGTGCCACCCCCTAGGCCTAAGCGCAAAGCTGCTCACCCATATCCTCAAAAGGCATCGAAGAATGGTCAGTTCCACTATAATAGATATTGCTTTGGGTGGACAGATTAAGTTACATGTAATCAATCTGACCGCACCTCAATTCTGCAGCTCAAATGTCGCTTCACGTTTCCATGACTTTTCCTCCTCAAATAAATAACCTTCCTGGCTATACTTCATGGGATGATGATACCTCTGCATTGCTGAACATAGCCGTAAGCGGGGTTACTCCACCAGAAGATGAACTTGATGCTTTTTGTGGACCGGAAGGCATGCATTCTCATCTCTACTCAATTTCTGTAGTTTGCTTTGGTAGTGGAGTTACTCTATCTTATGAAGTTTCAGATGCTAAATGTGGCTTACAATATTATTGTTTCAGTTGTTGTTGGATCAAATGGCATACCAAGTGAGAGTAGTCCTGCAGCATCTGGTATAGGAAGCTCAAGCAGAACACTATCAGATTCCCAAGATTTAAGACTGGCAAAACCAGCTCCCTCAATGCATGGTACTTATCTGAAAAGTTGGGTGACTATTTCTGAGTTTTCATTTTATGGTGGACACTGTTGTAATGGTTGCTTTGCAGGTCTTCCTGATTTTGCTGAAGTTTATAATTTCATTGGGAGTGTCTTCGATCCCGACAGCAAAGGCCGCATGAAAAAACTCAAGGAAATGGATCCTATAAATTTCGAAACTGTGAGTTGTAGTGTACTTGCCTTTATATTAAATGATGTATGTGACAGCATATCCATCATTTAGGCTTCTACTCGAATGGTGCCTGTTCTTTCAGCTTCCTTATATCGGTTGTAATTTGGCTTGGTGGTGTTTCCAGTCGTTACTCTAAATAGTTCACGTACTGCCCTTATAGTCGTCTCACACAGCTGAACTTATTAAAGGATGTATTTATAgattcctttttaaaattttgaatgggGTTGTACAACCATCGGTCAGTTTTTAGGAGTACCTATTTGTACCTGTCAGTGACTGTTCTTTTTATAGTATCCTTCACTAATCACAGTTTGTCTTGCAGGTTCTGCTGTTGATGAGAAACCTCACAGTGAACTTGTCAAACCCTGACTTCGAACCTTCTGTAAGTGTTAATTTTATCTTAACTTCTGTTCTCGTTGAGCATGTGGGATACATTTTTCTTTCCGTGTTAagtcttaaaaagaaaaagtctcTTACACCGAACAGATCTGCTAACTATGTGCCTTCAAATTTAAATTGCCTTAACCGTTAGAAACTAAGACTAGATCGCTCTTAGTGAGTATTACTTTTTTACCAATCCTAAGATTAAATAAGGGTTGTTGTGCtctttgagatatatatatccTATTCACACATCAACCGCTGGCTGCTGGATTGGTTTTCTTGCAACAGATGTAATCTAACCTTGATATAGTCTGAACACGTTGATGCTGCAGAGGAAGGTCTTGAACACTGAAGCTCGTAGCTGTTAGTGCGGGAACCCTGATCAAGAACTCAACAAGTTATATCTCTTTTGACGACTTCTTCTTGCTCGCAGCAACTGTTGACCAGCTATCAAGTAAGTGCGGTTTATATCTTATATCCGATACCAATATAAAACACTTCACTATAATCAGATAGTTTATATTGCTCTAATTACATAATAGCTGGTAGGCAGTTTACTTAGGTTTGCATAAGACCTTAATGTTTCTCATTTGTCACTGTAGTTGCTGTCTGTCTCACATGATCTCTGATCACACTTCCCTTAAGATCTGTGTTAAGAGTTATTTGATCTCTGTGTTTGGTGGATTGTGTCAGATGCTTCTTACGGTTGTTGCCTGAAGAGAACAATAAGGCGTCACAAACAAGAGGAACATATGCAGTTTAGGTCAGAGAACCAGTGGGGGTGAATGGTAGATATATGTACTTGTGTGTGTGTAGAAAATGGTTACCAAACGTGTCttctttttgataatttatttgttcatGCGTTTTGTAATATGTCTTTTCTTTACCTCTATTTCTGATTGGTTATTTTTGGTTATCTGATTAACCAAAGCTATGTAACACGTTAGCAAATTGTTACTTAACTCATAAGTGAGATACATAACTCTGTTGTATTGTACTTGTAAGCATTAACGTCCATGTTTTGTCTCCactctttgttgttcttgtcaATAACCGTACATTCCGGGAACCGAGTTCATAATAATTAGGAAACTGAACGTGTTGGTATGGTTTTCGAATGTCTTACGACCCTCTTACAGACGCCGAAGGTTTGTATAAAAACACAGAGAAAAGGTTCCTCTCGGATAAGCTTGCTGTGCCTTTAGCTTTGGTCAAGAGGGAGACGCGTACGCGCGGTGGACAACGGAAGGTTACGTCTGAAAGTGGCTAGAGAAGCTTCATGTGGAATTGGAGAAAAGACTCTTTACAAGCCAGAGTCTTTCATCTTATCTTGTATCTATTATTAATAAGCTTgtgtagttttcttttaaaacgtTGTGTCGTTTATTGACGTGGTTGTTAGAGTGCGTGTAGTTCTGTGATAGAACACTATTAAGGGATCCCAAATCCGGATACCGGATCTATCACTCTCTTAAATTACCTTTCGGTTTAAGAGAATCCTTCGCCGACGGCGAAGATGCTACAGCATCAGATCGTACAATCTCCGGCGAGATTAGGGTTAACAGGTCCTGGTTCTCCCTCCGTGCAAAATCCAACGCCTCCTCGTCATGGCCATCCAacctcatcttcatcttcccaATCTCAACACCAACAGatccagcaacaacaacaacctaaTCTACTCCCTTCCTCCACCGTCGCCGCCGCTTCCTCAGCCTCAGCTTCGTCAGCTATTTCATCCTCCGCTTTGCTATCGCTCCTTCCGCCATTACCGCGAGCTCAAGCTCTTCTCCAGCAGATGGCGGTTCTGACATCTAAACTCTTCGACGTCTCTCCCAATCGCCCTCTATGGCTTTCAGCTTTCCGTGGCTCCCTCCCTTCGTTCCTCTCCTCACACTCTTTACCACCGCCTCCGCCGcttgaaaaccctaatccttcaTCCACGAAGGAGATCCTCTCTCAATTCAATTCACTCCAAACTCAGCTCTTCGAAGCCGTGACAGAGCTTCAAGAGATCCTAGATCTACAAGACGCGAAGCAGAAGGTCGCGCGTGAGATCAAATCCAAAGATTCATCTCTTCTCGCATTCGCCAACAAGCTCAAGGATGCAGAACGTGTTCTCGATATGCTCGTTGACGACTACTCCGATTATCGCAAACCTAAACGAAGCAAAACTCTAaccgatgatgaagaagaagaagatgcttcAACCACAGTATCGTCTCAGCTCAAGCTAAAGGACATTCTAGCTTACGCTCACAAGATTAGCTACACCACATTCGCTCCGCCTGAATTTGGCGCAGGACAAGCACCTCTCCGTGGTGCATTACCACCAGCTCCACAAGACGAACAAATGAGAGCTTCTCAGCTTTACACATTCGCTGATCTCGATATCGGTTTACCTAAAACTGTAGAAAACTTGGAGAAGAAGGTTGATACACTCATtgagccaccaccaccaccagaagCAATGGATATCTCAGCAATTCATAACCTGCTTCCGCCAAACATCGCAGTTCCTTCAGGATGGAAACCAGGAATGCCAGTGGAATTGCCAAGAGATTTACTATTACCACCTCCTGGATGGAAACCAGGCGACCCGGTTGTCATACCACCATTGGAGTCAATCACTGCACCTAGAGCTGAGGATCAGCAACATATGCGACCTCCTCAGGGACTTCACAGACCGCCTGATGTCATACAGGTCCGAGCTGTTCAACTGGACATTTTGGAGGATGATGATAGCAGTGATTACAGCAGCGATGATGCAAGCTCTGATGACGAGGAGTAGTATCAACATTGTGGTTGatgttaattaataatatctGAGCAATAGTTGCTTTTGCTAATTCTTGATCAAGCTTGAGTGAAATCTTCTACTTGGTTTCGTTTTGTTTAACAGTGTCTTTATGTGGATAGATGTTTAAGTATCAGTTTACCGAATTATTGGTTTGTCGTTTACTCAGGTGTTCTAGTaaagtttcaactttcaagaatGCATTTTTGAGCTGCAAAGTTGGAGGAGTGTTATAGTAAACGACGTTCAACTGGTGGAGTTTATGCTACTTGTGACATTTGATTTTGAATCCTCGATTTCTCtaccaaataaaatatctatCTACACATAGTAGTAAACGGGCTCTTTGTGACAAAATCAAGCCCGTTTAAGTATTATTAGCAAGCCCATTTAGATTTAACCTGTTGAAACCGGACTAGCCACGTGGTCGAATATTTTAGGGGTTTAATTTCCAACTCTtgcaaataaaactaaaaatttgtgTTCTtcgaattaaaataaaataaaaaaatctgacAAAAATATCCATtcgtttctcttctcttcttctggcTTTCACTCTCGCTTGCTCGCTCCTGGTTTCTACTTCTTCTACCTCTCTTAATGGCGGACAAGCTAGCTCTCCCTCTTCTCCTTCCGGGTACTCCTTCATCTAAACCCTTTTCACACGACCAAAACCACCATCTCTCTCGGACGCCTTTTCTCACTACGTCACTTTCgtcaccacctcctcctccgcctgTAGAGCCTCTTCTCCACGATGTATTCCTTCACCAGAACCCTAATTCCAGACAACCCATCAGCTCTCAACCGCCTAGAAACCGTAACCGGACGCGAATTGGCAAGTCACGCGACTCTAACCTCGGGAAACCTTGGTCTTACCATGGTCTCTCTCCACAAGGTCAGCAAGTTCTACGTTCCCTCATCGAACCCACTTTTGATTCCGGTCAGTTAGATGCTATGCTCTCTGAGCTATTCGAGCCGTATAAGGATAAACCTGAGTCTACCTCGTCGGAGTTACTAGCTTTTCTTAAAGGATTAGGATTTCATAAGAAATTCGATTTGGCTCTGCGTGCTTTTGATTGGTTTATGAAGCAAAAGGATTACAAATCCATGTTGGATAACTCTGTTGTTGCTATAGTTATTAGTATGTTAGGTAAAGAAGGCAGAGTCTCTTCCGCTTCAAATTTGTTCAATGGGTTACAGGAAGATGGGTTTTCCCTTGATGTCTACTCTTATACTTCGTTGATATCAGCTTTTGCTAATAGCGGAAGGTACAGGGAAGCTGTAAATGTGTTCAAGAAGATGGAGGAAGAAGGTTGTAAACCGACTTTGATTACTTATAATGTTGTTTTGAATGTGTTTGGGAAAATGGGTACTCCTTGGAATAAGATTACCTCTCTcgtggagaagatgaagagtgATGGGATTTCTCCTGACGCGTATACCTACAACACGCTTATAACTTGTTGTAAACGAGGCTCTTTGCATCAGGAAGCTGCTCAGGTTTTCGAAGAGATGAAGGCTGCAGGGTTTAGTCATGATAAGGTTACTTACAATGCGCTGTTAGATGTTTATGGTAAGTCTCATCGGCCTAAGGAAGCTATGAAGGTTTTGAATGAGATGGAGCTCAATGGATTTTCTCCGAGCATTGTGACTTACAACTCTTTGATCTCTGCGTATGCTCGGGATGGTATGCTTGATGAGGCGATGGAGCTTAAGAATCAGATGGCGGAAAAGGGAACGAAACCTGATGTTTTCACTTACACAACACTCTTATCGGGGTTTGAGAGGGCTGGGAAGGTCGAATCTGCTATGAATATCTTTGAAGAGATGAGAAACGCCGGGTGCAAACCAAATATTTGTACTTTTAATGCCTTTATAAAGATGTATGGTAACAGGGGAAAGTTTGCTGATATGATGAAGATTTTTGATGAGATCAACGTGTGCGATCTCTCCCCTGACATCGTCACTTGGAATACGCTATTGGCAGTCTTTGGCCAAAACGGGATGGATTCAGAAGTATCAGGTGTATTCAAGGAAATGAAGAGAGCTGGATTTGTACCTGAAAGGGAAACTTTCAACACCTTAATCAGTGCGTATAGCCGCTGTGGTTCGTTTGAACAAGCTATGACTGTCTACAGGCGAATGCTTGATGCTGGGGTCACTCCTGATCTTTCCACCTATAACACTGTGTTGGCAGCTTTGGCTCGTGGAGGAATGTGGGAACAATCTGAGAAAGTTCTTGCAGAGATGGAAGATGGTCGGTGCAAACCGAATGAGTTAACTTACTGCTCTCTACTTCATGCATATGCAAATGGCAAAGAGATAGGTCTGATGCATTCTCTAGCAGAAGAAGTGTATTCTGGAGTTATCGAGCCTCGAGCTGTGCTTCTGAAGACCCTTGTTTTGGTTTGTAGTAAGTGTGATCTTTTGCCAGAGGCTGAACGTGCGTTCTCTGAGCTCAAAGAAAGAGGGTTTTCACCAGACATAACCACATTAAATTCAATGGTCTCTATTTATGGAAGAAGGCAGATGGTGGCAAAGGCGAACGAAGTCTTGGACTACATGAAAGAAAGGGGTTTCACACCAAGCATGGCGACCTACAATAGCCTCATGTATATGCATAGTCGGTCTGCTGATTTCGGAAAGTCAGAGGAGATCTTGAGGGAAATACTTGCTAAGGGAATCAAGCCAGATATCATATCATACAACACAGTCATCTACGCCTACTGTAGAAATACTCGGATGAGAGATGCATCTAGAATGTTCTCAGAGATGAGGGATTCAGGGATTGTCCCTGATGTTATCACGTACAATACGTTTATCGGTTCTTATGCAGCTGACTCAATGTTTGAGGAGGCCATNNNNNNNNNNNNNNNNNNNNNNNNNNNNNNNNNNNNNNNNNNNNNNNNNNNNNNNNNNNNNNNNNNNNNNNNNNNNNNNNNNNNNNNNNNNNNNNNNNNNNNNNNNNNNNNNNNNNNNNNNNNNNNNNNNNNNNNNNNNNNNNNNNNNNNNNNNNNNNNNNNNNNNNNNNNNNNNNNNNNNNNNNNNNNNNNNNNNNNNNNNNNNNNNNNNNNNNNNNNNNNNNNNNNNNNNNNNNNNNNNNNNNNNNNNNNNNNNNNNNNNNNNNNNNNNNNNNNNNNNNNNNNNNNNNNNNNNNNNNNNNNNNNNNNNNNNNNNNNNNNNNNNNNNNNNNNNNNNNNNNNNNNNNNNNNNNNNNNNNNNNNNNNNNNNNNNNNNNNNNNNNNNNNNNNNNNNNNNNNNNNNNNNNNNNNNNNNNNNNNNNNNNNNNNNNNNNNNNNNNNNNNNNNNNNNNNNNNNNNNNNNNNNNNNNNNNNNNNNNNNNNNNNNNNNNNNNNNNNNNNNNNNNNTGAGCTCAAAGAAAGAGGGTTTTCACCAGACATAACCACATTAAATTCCATGGTCTCTATTTATGGAAGAAGGCAGATGGTGGCAAAGGCGAACGAAGTCTTGGACTACATGAAAGAAAGGGGTTTCACACCAAGCATGGCGACCTACAATAGCCTCATGTATATGCATAGTCGGTCTGCTGATTTCGGAAAGTCAGAGGAGATCTTGAGGGAAATACTGGCTAAGGGAATCAAGCCAGATATCATATCATACAACACAGTCATTTACGCCTACTGTAGAAATACTCGGATGAGAGATGCATCTAGAATGTTCTCAGAGATGAGGGATTCAGGGATTGTCCCTGATGTTATCACGTACAATACGTTTATCGGTTCTTATGCAGCTGACTCAATGTTTGAGGAGGCCATCGGCGTCGTTAGGTACATGATCAAGCATAGTTGTAGACCAAACCAGAACACCTACAACTCAATTGTCGATGGATACTGCAAGTTAAACAGGAAAGATGAGGCAAAACTGTTTGTCGAAGATCTGAGGAATCTTGATCCACATGCTCCCAAAGGCGAGGATCTCAGGTTACTGGAACGGATACTGAAGAAATGGCCATAGTTAATTGTTGATGAGAAATCGCACAGTGAACTTGTCAAACCCTGACTTCAAATCTGCTGTAAGTGTTAATTTTTTACCATAACTACCATGCTCGTTGAGCATGTGTGGCACCTTTTGTGTTTGTACTTAGAGAGAAAAAGTCTCACCATATgcctttcaaatttcaattggGATAAACTGTTAGAAATAAGAATATTTCATAGTTAATGTGTGTTAAATCTGTAATCATTCCAATGAATGAAGGAGTATTGTTGCCTTTGTGATATATGTAGACATATCAACTGCTGGCTTTGGCATTGATTTCAATCTAACCATGAAATATTCTGAAACACTTTGATGTTGCAGAGGGAGGTCCTGAACACGCTTGTAGCTGTTAGTGCAGGAGAAGCACTCAAGAAGTGATAAATCTTCTTGGTGACTCATAGTAAGAATTGTCTGTGCATAAGAGTTAAATGTATATTGACCATAACTGTTAGAATCCCAGATTAGTTGTTAGAAGCCTGATCATGTTGTTCTCTTAAGGTTCGTATTAAGAGTTATTGTGGCTCTTACCTAATGGACTATTTGATCTCTGCATTAGGTGTACTGTGTCAGATGCTTCTCACGGTTATCGTCTGAGAAGATGATAACCGAGGCGTCACAAACAAGAGGGACACATATGGCAGTATCGGTCAGAACCAGTACGTCCGGGgatggtaaatatatatatgagtcgAAGTGTGTGTAGAAAATGTTTAGCAATTGTATCGTCTTTTTGATAGTTGTTCGTGGCTTATGTAGTTTCTCTTACAGCTAGCAAGTCTTATTATAAACCCATAGATACATATAGTGTCTTCCATGTTTTCTCTTGAgcctttttgtttgttcttgtttgttgtcAAGAACCAATATTCCAAAACGCGGTTAACAATCAGGAAACCGAACCGTGTTGGTGAGTCCTATCAAATCAAAGCAAACCAAGGCAGATAAAACAAGCTCCTAATGTCTATTGATATACAAACATTGCCGATTTAAGTATCTGCCAAACTCCCGATCCTATGAGAAGAACTGTTCATCGCAGCAGGTGTTCTATGCTTTTTTGGCTTAAAATAGTCCTAATCAAATAATGAGGAATTATTCATTAACCAATGTCTGTGACCAAATTATTAGATAGAGACTATGCGACATAGAAAGTCAAAGAGAAAAGACATCCACTAGAGTGAGTTTggtagagagaagagagctcATGAAATGAAGTCACGAAGaagattaaattatttaatgtgGGTTTACAAGGCCCAATTGAGTTttattattctacaaaattttaattcagATTGTGAATACATAAAGACAGCTGTTGTTGGATCATGGGACTTTAAATTCTGCTGGACCTAATTGGGCCTTTCGGCCTTTTTATAATTCCACTTGCACAAATTACGGGAATACCCTTTCAAGAAACCCTAAGTTGCTGAAATGTGCTTTAAAAGCACACAGCCTCATTCGCAGACTCTCGTTTCCAgccaaaaaaactcaaaatggtTGCTTCAGCCGCCGCACGACCCCTCATCTCCGTCCAAGGACTTGACGGTGACATGAGCACCGATCAATCCACCACCGTCACTTTACCCGACGTCATGACTGCTCCCGTTCGACCAGACATCGTCAACTTCGTCCACGCCCAGATGTCCAACAACAGCCGTCAGCCTTACGCAGTCTCCAAAAAGGCTGGTCACCAGACCTCCGCCGAGTCTTGGGGAACTGGAAGAGCCGTGTCCCGTATCCCTCGTGTTCCCGGTGGTGGAACTCACCGTGCCGGTCAAGCCGCGTTCGGTAACATGTGTCGTGGTGGTCGCATGTTTGCTCCGACTAAGATCTGGAGACGCTGGCACCGTCGCATCAATGTCAACATGAAGAGGCACGCGATTGTTTCTGCTATCGCCGCTACAGCTGTTCCTGCTCTTGTGATGGCTCGTGGTCACAAGATCGAGAATGTTCCTGAGATGCCTCTTGTTGTAAGTGACTCAGCTGAAGCCGTGGAGAAGACTTCGGCTGCGATCAAGGTTTTGAAGCAGATCGGTGCTTATGACGACGCCGAGAAAGCTAAGAACAGTATCGGAATCCGTCCTGGTAAAGGTAAAATGAGGAACCGTCGTTACATTTCTAGGAAAGGTCCTCTTGTAGTGTATGGAACCGAAGGATCAAAGATTGTGAAAGCTTTTAGGAATCTTCCTGGTGTTGAGCTTTGTCACGTTGAGAGGCTTAACTTGTTGAAATTAGCTCCTGGTGGTCACTTAGGTAGGTTTGTGATTTGGACTAAGTCAGCTTTTGAGAAGCTTGAGTCTATCTATGGCTCGTTTGAGAAGCCatctgagaagaagaagggttaCGTCTTGCCTCGTTCGAAGATGGTGAATGCTGATCTTGCTAGGATTATTAACTCTGATGAGGTACAGAGTGTGGTGAACCCGATTAAGAAGGATGCTAAGAGAGCTGTTCTTAAGAAGAACCCATTGAAGAACCTTAATGTGATGCTCAAGTTGAATCCTTATGCTAAGACTGCTAAGAGGATGTCTCTGTTGGCTGAAGCTCAAAGGGTTAAGTCTAAGAAGGAGAAGCtcgagaagaagagaaaggtcgTCACTAAGGTAAACacaattctcttttttctctatgCCTGGTGATATATAGCATATAAGATACTAAGGCTTTTGATGTAGATTGTGTGTTTTCATTACTATACTACGTATGAAACAAAttgagtttgaatttgaatCAGTTTCAGTTGAATAAGTCGCTTTTGCTACACAGTCTATACTGTGTTGACCAAGGCATCATATGGGAtacaatttggttttgtttattgatGTTTGAATGGTTCTTTGATTGATTAAGATTGGTTTTGCTGAGAGACTCAATGTTTTAGTGTCATGTACATTAATCGAAATTCTTGACATTGTTGAGTTCATGTGTTTACTTTAAACTAATCAATTGTatttttgattagttttgtgttgtttaccTGTTGCGTTTTAGAAAC is from Camelina sativa cultivar DH55 chromosome 20, Cs, whole genome shotgun sequence and encodes:
- the LOC104768456 gene encoding protein REVEILLE 4 isoform X2; the encoded protein is MTSTNPVVAEALPSEDATAEMTSTTVSSSLSTEAGEAPEKKVRKAYTITKSRESWTEGEHDKFLEALQLFDRDWKKIEDFVGSKTVIQIRSHAQKYFLKVQKNGTLAHVPPPRPKRKAAHPYPQKASKNAQMSLHVSMTFPPQINNLPGYTSWDDDTSALLNIAVSGVTPPEDELDAFCGPEVVVGSNGIPSESSPAASGIGSSSRTLSDSQDLRLAKPAPSMHGLPDFAEVYNFIGSVFDPDSKGRMKKLKEMDPINFETVLLLMRNLTVNLSNPDFEPSRKVLNTEARSC
- the LOC104768456 gene encoding protein REVEILLE 4 isoform X1; the protein is MTSTNPVVAEALPSEDATAEMTSTTVSSSLSTEAGEAPEKKVRKAYTITKSRESWTEGEHDKFLEALQLFDRDWKKIEDFVGSKTVIQIRSHAQKYFLKVQKNGTLAHVPPPRPKRKAAHPYPQKASKNAQMSLHVSMTFPPQINNLPGYTSWDDDTSALLNIAVSGVTPPEDELDAFCGPEVVVGSNGIPSESSPAASGIGSSSRTLSDSQDLRLAKPAPSMHGLPDFAEVYNFIGSVFDPDSKGRMKKLKEMDPINFETVLLLMRNLTVNLSNPDFEPSSEHVDAAEEGLEH
- the LOC104768456 gene encoding protein REVEILLE 4 isoform X3, which encodes MTSTNPVVAEALPSEDATAEMTSTTVSSSLSTEAGEAPEKKVRKAYTITKSRESWTEGEHDKFLEALQLFDRDWKKIEDFVGSKTVIQIRSHAQKYFLKVQKNGTLAHVPPPRPKRKAAHPYPQKASKNAQMSLHVSMTFPPQINNLPGYTSWDDDTSALLNIAVSGVTPPEDELDAFCGPEVVVGSNGIPSESSPAASGIGSSSRTLSDSQDLRLAKPAPSMHGLPDFAEVYNFIGSVFDPDSKGRMKKLKEMDPINFETVLLLMRNLTVNLSNPDFEPSM
- the LOC104768457 gene encoding mediator of RNA polymerase II transcription subunit 4, producing MLQHQIVQSPARLGLTGPGSPSVQNPTPPRHGHPTSSSSSQSQHQQIQQQQQPNLLPSSTVAAASSASASSAISSSALLSLLPPLPRAQALLQQMAVLTSKLFDVSPNRPLWLSAFRGSLPSFLSSHSLPPPPPLENPNPSSTKEILSQFNSLQTQLFEAVTELQEILDLQDAKQKVAREIKSKDSSLLAFANKLKDAERVLDMLVDDYSDYRKPKRSKTLTDDEEEEDASTTVSSQLKLKDILAYAHKISYTTFAPPEFGAGQAPLRGALPPAPQDEQMRASQLYTFADLDIGLPKTVENLEKKVDTLIEPPPPPEAMDISAIHNLLPPNIAVPSGWKPGMPVELPRDLLLPPPGWKPGDPVVIPPLESITAPRAEDQQHMRPPQGLHRPPDVIQVRAVQLDILEDDDSSDYSSDDASSDDEE